A DNA window from Pseudomonas resinovorans NBRC 106553 contains the following coding sequences:
- a CDS encoding TolC family outer membrane protein codes for MRLRFSTLLPFALVASLPAHAQSLSEAMQRAMDVHPEVQAGVNSRLSADKQLRAAQGGYLPSVDLLGGYGREGTDNTTTRATGDDHWETMTRGESSLRLQQMVFDGFATKNEVGRQQATVNSRAYSLLGTSERTALDVAQVYIDVLRRQEMVRLAQDNLRSHERIFDQISLRSERGVGRLADQDQAEARLAQARNNLITEQTNLNDARTNYYSVVGMDPVDLSEPAGLPGQLPGSLQDARQALLANSPILRSAESDVAAAESQYAAAKSTFYPRFDAELSRAADNDVDGENGHVNEWQAMLRMRYNLFAGGSNKADLESKAFQINEALDIRNNALRVLNEDLGLSWNALNNAREQLPIAQQYVDYSTRVRESYQKQFSIGERTLLDLLDSENELFTASRRLVDLRYTELFTQYRIKATMGELLKSQGVVAPMATVVQNEVKPQATLPGLN; via the coding sequence ATGCGTCTGCGCTTCTCCACCCTGCTCCCGTTCGCCCTGGTTGCCAGCCTGCCGGCCCATGCCCAGAGCCTCTCCGAAGCCATGCAGCGCGCGATGGATGTCCATCCGGAAGTGCAGGCCGGGGTCAACAGCCGCCTTTCGGCCGACAAGCAGCTGCGCGCCGCCCAGGGTGGCTACCTGCCGTCCGTCGACCTGCTGGGCGGTTATGGCCGTGAAGGCACCGACAACACCACGACCCGCGCTACCGGTGACGACCACTGGGAGACCATGACCCGGGGCGAGTCCAGCCTGCGTCTGCAGCAGATGGTGTTCGACGGTTTCGCCACCAAGAACGAGGTGGGGCGCCAGCAGGCCACGGTCAACTCCCGCGCCTACTCGCTGCTGGGGACCTCCGAGCGCACCGCGCTGGACGTGGCCCAGGTCTACATCGATGTCCTGCGCCGGCAGGAAATGGTGCGCCTGGCCCAGGACAACCTGCGCAGCCACGAACGCATCTTCGACCAGATCAGCCTGCGCAGTGAGCGCGGGGTAGGGCGCCTGGCCGACCAGGACCAGGCCGAAGCGCGCCTGGCCCAGGCCCGCAATAACCTGATCACCGAGCAGACCAACCTCAATGACGCGCGCACCAACTACTACAGCGTGGTCGGCATGGACCCGGTGGACCTGAGCGAGCCGGCCGGCTTGCCGGGGCAACTGCCGGGGTCCCTCCAGGATGCCCGCCAGGCGCTGCTGGCCAACAGCCCGATCCTGCGTTCCGCCGAGTCCGACGTAGCCGCGGCCGAGAGCCAGTACGCCGCCGCCAAGTCCACTTTCTACCCGCGCTTCGATGCCGAATTGTCCCGTGCAGCGGACAATGACGTGGACGGCGAAAACGGCCACGTCAACGAATGGCAGGCGATGTTGCGCATGCGTTACAACCTCTTCGCCGGCGGCAGTAACAAGGCCGACCTGGAATCCAAGGCCTTCCAGATCAACGAGGCGCTGGACATCCGCAACAACGCCCTGCGCGTACTTAACGAAGACCTCGGCCTGTCCTGGAACGCGCTGAACAACGCCCGTGAGCAGCTGCCGATCGCCCAGCAGTACGTCGACTACAGCACCCGTGTGCGCGAGTCCTACCAGAAGCAATTCAGCATCGGCGAGCGCACCCTGCTCGACTTGCTGGACAGCGAGAACGAACTCTTCACCGCCTCGCGTCGCCTGGTGGACCTGCGCTACACCGAGCTGTTTACTCAGTACCGCATCAAGGCGACCATGGGCGAGCTGCTGAAGAGCCAGGGCGTAGTGGCGCCCATGGCAACGGTGGTACAGAACGAAGTGAAGCCCCAGGCCACCCTTCCCGGCCTGAACTGA
- a CDS encoding type I secretion system permease/ATPase has protein sequence MDPEVSRVQVNIDPRGQHDDPLLDSLLSLCVLHHKPANRAMLTSGLPLPKQRLTVELLPRAAARAGLQGRLLHRRLEQIPKMAMPALLLLKEGRCAVILGWDSDGGARLLLSESDGGEIKVARELLQEDYAGQVFFAQPQHKYDLDQGSLIPRTKSWFRDTLKRSRWLYVDAVAASLLINLIGLGAPLFVMNVYDRVVPNQAAATLWVLAIGISGAYIFDLLLKTMRGLCLDLAGKKTDLIISATLFERIVGMAMKHRPMRVGSFAQNIHEFQTLRDFLASLTLTSVIDLPFTLLILLVIGLLGGHLVWVPLLAFPLAMGISWMLQKPLVATMDRTMALAAERQSSLIETLAGLDAVKVNNAESDRQYLWEQTIGTLGRLELRVKMLSSLAMNLTLMIQQLAGVVMIVAGVYLIMAGDLSMGGLIACYMLNGRALGPLTQLSGLLTRYQQARLTMTNVNQMMDLPQERQEGEQPLVRSKLQGSIELREVNFTYPNQQTPALSEVNLIIRPGEKIGIIGRSGSGKSSLAKLIVGLYQADSGSLLVDGTDIRQLDVSELRHNVGYVPQDIQLFSGTLRDNLMSGARYVEDELVLQAAELSGVHEFARLHPKGYELQVGERGQNLSGGQRQNVALARALLLDPPILLLDEPTSSMDNPGEERLKERLTGMIANKTLLLVTHRASMLSLVDRLLIIDRGRVIADGPKEAVMEALKKGQISVA, from the coding sequence GTGGATCCAGAAGTCAGTCGCGTTCAAGTCAACATCGATCCTCGTGGGCAGCATGACGACCCCTTGCTGGACTCGCTGCTGTCCCTGTGTGTCCTGCACCACAAGCCGGCCAACCGGGCGATGCTCACCAGCGGCCTGCCGCTGCCCAAGCAACGCCTGACCGTCGAGCTGCTGCCCCGTGCGGCGGCCCGTGCGGGACTCCAGGGCCGCCTGCTGCATCGGCGCCTGGAACAGATTCCGAAGATGGCCATGCCGGCCCTGTTGCTGCTCAAGGAAGGCCGCTGTGCGGTGATCCTCGGCTGGGACAGCGACGGCGGCGCGCGGCTGCTGCTCAGCGAGAGCGACGGTGGCGAGATCAAGGTGGCCCGCGAGCTGCTGCAGGAGGACTACGCCGGCCAGGTGTTCTTCGCCCAGCCCCAGCACAAGTACGACCTCGACCAGGGCAGCCTGATCCCGCGCACCAAGTCCTGGTTCCGCGACACCCTCAAGCGCTCGCGCTGGCTCTATGTCGACGCCGTCGCCGCCAGCCTGCTGATCAACCTGATCGGCCTCGGCGCGCCGCTCTTCGTGATGAACGTGTACGACCGGGTAGTGCCCAACCAGGCCGCCGCCACCCTCTGGGTGCTGGCCATCGGCATTTCCGGCGCCTATATCTTCGACCTGCTGCTCAAGACCATGCGCGGCCTGTGCCTGGACCTGGCCGGCAAGAAGACCGACCTGATCATCTCCGCCACGCTGTTCGAGCGCATCGTCGGCATGGCCATGAAGCACCGCCCGATGCGGGTCGGCAGCTTCGCCCAGAACATCCACGAGTTTCAGACGCTGCGGGACTTCCTCGCCTCGCTGACCCTCACCAGTGTCATCGACCTGCCGTTCACCCTGTTGATCCTGTTGGTGATCGGCCTGCTCGGTGGCCATCTGGTGTGGGTGCCGTTGCTGGCCTTCCCGTTGGCCATGGGCATCAGCTGGATGCTGCAGAAGCCGCTGGTGGCGACCATGGATCGCACCATGGCGCTGGCCGCCGAGCGCCAGTCGAGCCTGATCGAAACCCTCGCCGGCCTCGACGCGGTGAAGGTCAACAACGCCGAGAGCGACCGCCAGTACCTCTGGGAGCAGACCATCGGCACCCTCGGCCGCCTCGAGCTGCGGGTGAAGATGCTCTCCAGCCTGGCGATGAACCTCACCCTGATGATCCAGCAGTTGGCGGGCGTGGTGATGATCGTCGCCGGCGTCTACCTGATCATGGCCGGCGACCTCAGCATGGGCGGCCTGATCGCCTGCTACATGCTCAATGGCCGTGCCCTCGGCCCGCTGACCCAGTTGTCCGGCCTGCTCACCCGCTACCAGCAGGCGCGCCTGACCATGACCAACGTGAACCAGATGATGGACCTGCCGCAGGAGCGCCAGGAGGGCGAGCAGCCCCTGGTGCGCTCCAAGCTGCAGGGCAGCATCGAGCTTCGCGAGGTCAACTTCACCTACCCGAACCAGCAGACCCCGGCCCTCAGTGAGGTCAACCTGATCATCCGTCCCGGCGAGAAGATCGGCATCATCGGCCGTAGCGGTTCGGGCAAGAGCTCCCTGGCCAAGCTGATCGTCGGGCTCTACCAGGCCGACTCCGGCAGCCTCCTGGTGGACGGCACCGACATCCGCCAGCTGGACGTCAGCGAGCTGCGCCACAACGTCGGCTACGTGCCGCAGGACATCCAGCTGTTCAGCGGCACCCTGCGCGACAACCTGATGTCCGGCGCCCGCTACGTGGAGGACGAGCTGGTGCTGCAGGCCGCCGAACTGTCCGGTGTCCACGAGTTCGCCCGGCTGCACCCCAAGGGCTATGAGCTGCAAGTGGGTGAGCGTGGCCAGAACCTGTCCGGCGGCCAGCGGCAGAACGTCGCCCTGGCCCGCGCCCTGTTGCTCGATCCGCCGATCCTGCTGCTCGACGAACCCACCAGCTCCATGGACAACCCGGGCGAGGAGCGGCTCAAGGAGCGCCTCACCGGGATGATCGCCAACAAGACCCTGCTGCTGGTCACCCACCGGGCCTCCATGCTTTCGCTGGTGGACCGGCTGCTGATCATCGACCGCGGCCGGGTCATCGCCGACGGTCCGAAGGAAGCGGTAATGGAAGCGCTGAAGAAGGGGCAGATCAGTGTTGCGTAA